The following proteins come from a genomic window of Acanthopagrus latus isolate v.2019 chromosome 5, fAcaLat1.1, whole genome shotgun sequence:
- the fam81b gene encoding protein FAM81B isoform X1: MRTQSSAFSGVWRHVSEGPHSSQEGILAVLLEQAFRIKEEVAAGLRSTQGSIQVEALSRKLLENHILTITRIVKQLSVDIQHLRSKQALERQIAQRDSITSGTTMAVQSLDQKNMAFIGDLRGRVARCDASIAKLSAGVSSGGLQLIGLQQEVAELKSAVDARLKELEVKLYYDLGRLEASLSELSQGHSSAMSDLNAQVKLLEARMSDGLKEAKEQTESLRRWTEQQIASSVQRCTQQWDKMFEVASRLADRLGALEARVEQFETQLDRAGRSQADELKRSETKLSKRITSAQSSLDQELQLLKQDYHKGFLSVHDAIESLRQIGDIKSHLDKKRLEKDIRDISGKVAELNDV; this comes from the exons ATGAGAACACAATCATCAGCCTTCAGTGGCGTGTG GCGTCATGTCTCAGAGGGTCCTCACAGCAGTCAGGAGGGGATActggctgtgctgctggagCAGGCTTTCAGGATCAAAGAGGAGGTGGCAGCGGGTCTGCGGTCCACCCAGGGCTCGATCCAGGTCGAGGCGCTTTCCCGCAAGCTGCTGGAGAATCACATCCTGACCATCACGCGCATCGTCAAGCAGCTAAGCGTGGACATACAG CACCTTCGGTCTAAACAGGCCCTGGAGAGACAGATTGCCCAGCGGGACTCCATCACCTCTGGAACCACAATGGCCGTTCAAAGCCTGGACCAGAAGAACATGGCTTTCATCGGTGACCTGAGAGGGAGAGTAGCCAG GTGTGATGCCAGCATCGCTAAGCTAAGCGCTGGCGTGAGCTCCGGGGGGCTGCAGCTGATCGgactgcagcaggaggtggCAGAGCTCAAGTCAGCGGTGGATGCGCGCCTCAAGGAGCTGGAAGTCAAG ctttATTATGACCTGGGAAGACTGGAGGCCTCATTGTCAGAGCTTTCCCAAGGTCACAGCAGCGCCATGTCTGATCTGAATGCACAAGTAAAACTACTAGAGGCCAG GATGTCGGATGGACTGAAGGAAGCCAAAGAGCAGACAGAATCGCTGAGGAGGTGGACGGAACAACAAATCGCCAGCTCAGTCCAGCGCTGCACACAACAGTGGGACAAAATG TTTGAGGTGGCGTCCAGATTAGCTGACCGGCTTGGTGCTCTGGAGGCCCGTGTGGAGCAGTTTGAGACCCAGCTGGACCGGGCCGGCCGCAGTCAGGCAGATGAGCTGAAACGGTCCGAGACTAAACTCAGCAAAAGAATAACCTCAGCACAGAGCAGCCTTGatcaggagctgcagctgctcaaacAGGATTACCACAAAG GGTTCCTGTCTGTGCATGACGCCATTGAGTCCCTGAGGCAGATAGGCGACATCAAATCCCACCTTGACAAGAAGAGGCTTGAGAAGGATATCAGGGACATCAGCGGCAAAGTGGCAGAGCTCAATGATGTGTGA
- the fam81b gene encoding protein FAM81B isoform X2, with the protein MRTQSSAFSGVWRHVSEGPHSSQEGILAVLLEQAFRIKEEVAAGLRSTQGSIQVEALSRKLLENHILTITRIVKQLSVDIQALERQIAQRDSITSGTTMAVQSLDQKNMAFIGDLRGRVARCDASIAKLSAGVSSGGLQLIGLQQEVAELKSAVDARLKELEVKLYYDLGRLEASLSELSQGHSSAMSDLNAQVKLLEARMSDGLKEAKEQTESLRRWTEQQIASSVQRCTQQWDKMFEVASRLADRLGALEARVEQFETQLDRAGRSQADELKRSETKLSKRITSAQSSLDQELQLLKQDYHKGFLSVHDAIESLRQIGDIKSHLDKKRLEKDIRDISGKVAELNDV; encoded by the exons ATGAGAACACAATCATCAGCCTTCAGTGGCGTGTG GCGTCATGTCTCAGAGGGTCCTCACAGCAGTCAGGAGGGGATActggctgtgctgctggagCAGGCTTTCAGGATCAAAGAGGAGGTGGCAGCGGGTCTGCGGTCCACCCAGGGCTCGATCCAGGTCGAGGCGCTTTCCCGCAAGCTGCTGGAGAATCACATCCTGACCATCACGCGCATCGTCAAGCAGCTAAGCGTGGACATACAG GCCCTGGAGAGACAGATTGCCCAGCGGGACTCCATCACCTCTGGAACCACAATGGCCGTTCAAAGCCTGGACCAGAAGAACATGGCTTTCATCGGTGACCTGAGAGGGAGAGTAGCCAG GTGTGATGCCAGCATCGCTAAGCTAAGCGCTGGCGTGAGCTCCGGGGGGCTGCAGCTGATCGgactgcagcaggaggtggCAGAGCTCAAGTCAGCGGTGGATGCGCGCCTCAAGGAGCTGGAAGTCAAG ctttATTATGACCTGGGAAGACTGGAGGCCTCATTGTCAGAGCTTTCCCAAGGTCACAGCAGCGCCATGTCTGATCTGAATGCACAAGTAAAACTACTAGAGGCCAG GATGTCGGATGGACTGAAGGAAGCCAAAGAGCAGACAGAATCGCTGAGGAGGTGGACGGAACAACAAATCGCCAGCTCAGTCCAGCGCTGCACACAACAGTGGGACAAAATG TTTGAGGTGGCGTCCAGATTAGCTGACCGGCTTGGTGCTCTGGAGGCCCGTGTGGAGCAGTTTGAGACCCAGCTGGACCGGGCCGGCCGCAGTCAGGCAGATGAGCTGAAACGGTCCGAGACTAAACTCAGCAAAAGAATAACCTCAGCACAGAGCAGCCTTGatcaggagctgcagctgctcaaacAGGATTACCACAAAG GGTTCCTGTCTGTGCATGACGCCATTGAGTCCCTGAGGCAGATAGGCGACATCAAATCCCACCTTGACAAGAAGAGGCTTGAGAAGGATATCAGGGACATCAGCGGCAAAGTGGCAGAGCTCAATGATGTGTGA
- the LOC119020107 gene encoding homeodomain-interacting protein kinase 1-like, translated as MVELLGMPSNHLLAKCKKADTYFTKTCTGVWRIKTPEEYYKRPPKKKWRPFKCLDDVRIMRRGKDSKTEAVEQRQCIKLLKAMMTFDADKRITPREVLTHPFITKVYPKVQTLRKSCACKPPAAPLNNKASSNIRPGDFTPSPEILATAEILVRPVTAENATLLEGQESTVSEPTAAPLEDEASSKIRPGDCTPSPEILTTAEISVRPVTAENTTLPDDQEIPASFESGLNKMSEPSVSNANSNRKISVDSTTCGEQYCCSLAEPAGI; from the exons ATGGTTGAACTCCTTGGCATGCCATCGAACCATCTTCTTGCAAAGTGTAAAAAGGCAGACACTTACTTCACAAAAACTTGCACAGGAGTTTGGAGGATCAAG ACTCCTGAGGAATATTATAAAcgtccaccaaaaaaaaagtggcgGCCGTTCAAATGTCTGGATGACGTGAGAATA ATGCGTCGGGGGAAAGATAGCAAGACTGAGGCTGTTGAGCAAAGGCAGTGTATCAAGCTCCTGAAGGCCATGATGACATTCGATGCAGATAAGAGGATCACTCCTCGTGAAGTCCTCACTCATCCTTTCATCACCAAAGTCTACCcgaa GGTCCAGACTTTAAGAAagagctgtgcatgtaaacctCCTGCCGCTCCCCTGAATAATAAAGCCAGCAGTAACATCCGACCAGGCGACTTTACCCCATCTCCTGAAATTCTCGCAACAGCGGAGATCTTGGTTCGACCTGTGACAGCCGAGAACGCAACGCTGCTGGAAGGTCAGGAGAGTACAGTTAGTGAGCCTACTGCTGCTCCTCTGGAGGATGAAGCCAGCAGTAAAATCCGACCAGGCGACTGCACTCCATCTCCTGAAATTCTCACAACAGCTGAGATCTCGGTTCGACCTGTGACAGCCGAGAACACGACACTGCCTGACGATCAGGAGATTCCAGCTAG ttttgaGTCTGGACTGAACAAGATGTCAGAGCCCTCAGTGAGCAACGCCAACAGTAACAGGAAGATATCTGTGGACTCAACCACATGTG